From one Dermacentor silvarum isolate Dsil-2018 chromosome 3, BIME_Dsil_1.4, whole genome shotgun sequence genomic stretch:
- the LOC119446096 gene encoding uncharacterized protein LOC119446096 gives MERCMLTLIVLSTGLVGGLHRNSWKNCKRLGAHPTEQKPAKVCWYHCYDEDRNRVHRKLESYGTPCTGWPNRPLGFCWGSHCYQDHFGRRPPWTPPPGSDGPTSPSPTGQTTATVRPPRSESYRRGSAEQTVNSTAKSNSTPYNEAPVNKPK, from the exons ATGGAAAGGTGTATGTTAACTCTCATCGTACTTTCTACAGGCCTTGTAG GCGGCCTTCACAGAAACTCATGGAAAAATTGCAAAAGGCTCGGCGCCCAT CCTACCGAGCAGAAACCAGCAAAGGTATGCTGGTACCATTGCTATGACGAAGACAGAAATAGAGTGCACCGAAAGTTGGAATCCTACGGCACGCCGTGCACC ggCTGGCCAAACCGGCCCCTTGGCTTCTGTTGGGGCTCGCATTGCTACCAGGACCACTTCGGCAGGCGCCCACCCTGGACTCCACCTCCGGGCAGTGACGGCCCAACGAGTCCATCACCGACCGGCCAGACCACTGCCACTGTTAGGCCGCCGCGGTCTGAGTCTTACCGGCGCGGTAGTGCCGAACAAACTGTCAACAGCACCGCAAAAAGCAACTCAACGCCCTACAATGAGGCGCCCGTGAACAAGCCCAAATAG